Proteins from one Salinispora arenicola genomic window:
- a CDS encoding cation diffusion facilitator family transporter, which translates to MGAGHDHGQQAVRAGERHRGRLWAAFGLLALFMLVEAVAAALTGSLALLSDAGHMFTDVLGIGMALAAITAASKASRTGQRTFGLYRMEVLAALANAVLLFGVASYVVVEAVRRISQPPEVLAGPMLAVAVAGLLANVVAFLLLRSGSQESLNVRGAYLEVLGDLFTSVGVIIAAVVITLTGWWYADLLIAVAVGLFILPRTYHLGRAALRVLVQAAPPHLDISAVRAALRAVDGVADVHDLHVWTLTSGMEVASAHLALERDADFAAVLATSRRLLHDRFAVEHATLQAEPADANGVCHESGW; encoded by the coding sequence ATGGGTGCGGGGCACGATCATGGCCAACAGGCGGTTCGGGCCGGAGAGCGGCATCGAGGTCGGTTGTGGGCTGCTTTCGGGTTGCTCGCCTTGTTCATGCTGGTGGAGGCGGTCGCGGCGGCCCTGACCGGTTCCCTGGCGCTGCTGTCCGACGCCGGACACATGTTCACCGACGTGCTGGGCATCGGCATGGCTCTGGCCGCGATCACCGCTGCCAGCAAGGCGTCCCGGACCGGCCAGCGAACCTTCGGGCTCTACCGGATGGAGGTGCTGGCCGCCCTGGCCAACGCTGTTCTGCTGTTCGGCGTGGCCAGCTACGTGGTCGTCGAGGCGGTACGTCGGATCAGCCAGCCACCCGAGGTGCTGGCGGGGCCGATGCTGGCGGTGGCGGTGGCGGGCCTGCTGGCCAACGTCGTCGCCTTCCTCCTCCTACGTTCCGGCTCTCAGGAGAGTCTGAACGTGCGGGGTGCCTACCTGGAGGTGCTGGGAGACCTGTTCACCTCCGTGGGTGTGATCATCGCCGCTGTAGTGATCACGTTGACTGGATGGTGGTACGCCGACCTGCTGATCGCGGTGGCGGTGGGGCTGTTCATCCTGCCCCGCACCTACCACTTGGGCCGTGCCGCGCTGCGGGTGCTGGTGCAGGCCGCGCCCCCACATCTGGATATCTCCGCGGTGCGAGCGGCGTTGCGCGCCGTGGACGGGGTGGCCGACGTGCACGACCTGCACGTATGGACGCTAACCTCGGGCATGGAGGTCGCCTCGGCGCACCTGGCGCTTGAGCGTGATGCTGATTTCGCCGCAGTGCTGGCCACGTCCCGGCGCCTGCTGCACGATCGTTTCGCTGTCGAGCACGCCACTTTGCAGGCCGAACCGGCCGATGCGAACGGCGTCTGCCACGAGAGCGGATGGTGA
- a CDS encoding CPBP family intramembrane glutamic endopeptidase: protein MRDGATQVRRGAQWRRHSPPRSTSSSSPGQYSLAKIIGIWAAVTAPMALGYWVVTPAIAVGPYDTVVLATVTLTVGLIWQFVLAMFILRREEGSMGPSAMARRLWLQVPRDRVTGRPRKRLLWLLAPLGVAFTLNMLYLAPAVQNLQQHLLPGIAPLPFQDGETLFSDEVAPQMVGAWWFLALFMTLSIFNVFLGEEFIFRGILLPRMQGVFGSYDWFANGVLFGLYHLHQPWTIGGIMLASGLIMSLPVKRYRSMWLAVVPHAIQTVIVFWMLLGLMRGTV, encoded by the coding sequence ATGCGTGATGGCGCAACACAGGTACGGCGAGGTGCGCAATGGCGACGGCACAGTCCCCCACGGAGCACATCGAGCAGCTCTCCCGGGCAATACTCCCTGGCGAAGATTATCGGAATCTGGGCGGCCGTCACCGCACCCATGGCCCTGGGCTACTGGGTAGTTACACCTGCGATCGCAGTTGGCCCTTACGACACGGTGGTGCTGGCGACCGTCACCCTAACGGTCGGCTTGATCTGGCAATTCGTGCTCGCGATGTTCATACTGCGCCGGGAGGAAGGTTCCATGGGACCTTCCGCCATGGCTCGCCGGCTATGGCTACAGGTCCCCAGGGACCGTGTGACCGGCAGGCCACGCAAACGCCTGCTGTGGCTACTAGCTCCACTGGGAGTTGCGTTTACGCTGAACATGCTGTACCTGGCGCCAGCGGTCCAGAACCTGCAGCAGCACCTGTTACCAGGGATAGCTCCACTGCCGTTCCAGGATGGTGAGACTCTGTTCTCGGACGAGGTCGCCCCGCAGATGGTAGGGGCCTGGTGGTTCCTTGCGCTATTCATGACGCTGAGCATTTTTAATGTCTTCCTCGGTGAGGAGTTCATCTTCCGCGGGATCCTCCTACCCAGGATGCAGGGTGTGTTCGGATCATACGACTGGTTCGCCAACGGGGTCCTGTTCGGCCTGTACCACCTTCATCAGCCCTGGACGATTGGTGGCATCATGCTGGCCAGCGGACTAATCATGTCGCTGCCGGTAAAGCGCTATCGCAGCATGTGGCTCGCCGTTGTTCCGCACGCGATCCAGACGGTGATCGTCTTTTGGATGCTACTCGGCCTCATGCGAGGCACGGTATGA
- a CDS encoding helix-turn-helix domain-containing protein → MPVGRSYEVADQLGLLLRRLRNQAGLTQEQVAERSGVSVRTIRRLESARNIDHRLGTLNLLADALELGSEDRELLATMLARTSTPPTFAVHAASTETRPTASASGPPRAPSRQTSVLVPARAVLDAAETLAREVKRRWQREEEQRRVHDPFPLPLCWQPAPAQLVDYAANVQRLPPGATPQLDLSGDMGSIAEVYQRIRSGRLVILGRAGSGKSIMLIRLVLDSLAAFTLPERVPMIFNLGSWDATAITLRDWLIGQLLRDHPHLARRAPGGPTLAAALVDADLILPILDGFDEIADGLRREALEAFNATSLPLVLTSRRDEYAEAVRGAGAPLNWAAGIELVDLTLDDLAAYLPRTARQAGRDDTVAVWDPVLKLLQATTCPASVNLTRVLSTPLMVVLARTMYSETPDRDPAELLDITRFPSAKSVEKHLLAGFVPTVYRPSVPDREAGGFRQRNWNPHHAERWLGYLAHQLVRHGQDRRDLAWWQIGDSLRRSTRIGTATLVSALCIAVSAWMTGLVAGQVNPEQILVEGAMMGLSAGLAFGAVYAAITAFGGTFQPTHVRLRLRRRHSVIARPPIQTFTVRFAVVLLGGFVMGVGSACATALVRARYWETPLASLEVIRATLINMLVFGLIFGLAAGLVFGLLAALEVPVDVSFVATPVSLLSANRATVSQQILILAPVLALTIAFGGRLVVDLLEGGVLGELRWDWPDAFLIGAAGGLGGALSYMFCFTAWGQWVILTRVWLPLTGRLPWNTVAFLEGAYERGVLRQTGAVYQFRHVRFQQHLSHSYCERRRRSRRTPVHSEG, encoded by the coding sequence GTGCCTGTGGGGAGGAGCTACGAGGTGGCAGATCAACTCGGATTGCTGTTGCGTCGGCTACGAAACCAAGCGGGATTGACACAGGAACAGGTCGCGGAACGGTCCGGGGTGAGTGTCCGCACCATTCGCCGCCTGGAATCGGCGAGGAACATCGATCACCGCCTGGGCACCCTGAACCTGTTGGCTGACGCACTGGAACTTGGATCCGAGGATCGCGAACTCCTCGCCACCATGCTCGCGAGAACGAGCACCCCGCCCACGTTCGCGGTTCACGCTGCTTCCACGGAGACTCGGCCAACTGCATCGGCCAGCGGGCCGCCCAGGGCGCCATCGAGGCAGACGTCCGTCTTGGTGCCGGCGCGTGCCGTGCTGGACGCTGCTGAGACGTTGGCGAGGGAAGTCAAACGTCGGTGGCAGCGCGAGGAGGAGCAGCGCCGGGTCCACGACCCGTTTCCGTTGCCGCTGTGCTGGCAGCCGGCCCCCGCGCAGCTGGTCGACTACGCGGCGAACGTCCAGCGCCTTCCACCGGGAGCTACCCCACAACTGGATCTCAGTGGTGATATGGGCAGTATCGCCGAGGTCTACCAAAGGATCCGGTCCGGCCGGTTGGTGATCCTGGGCCGGGCGGGTTCGGGTAAGTCGATCATGTTGATCAGGCTCGTCCTGGACTCGCTCGCGGCCTTCACCCTCCCCGAGCGGGTGCCGATGATCTTCAACCTCGGATCCTGGGACGCGACAGCCATCACCTTGCGGGACTGGCTGATCGGTCAGCTGTTGCGTGACCACCCGCACCTGGCCCGCAGGGCTCCCGGCGGTCCGACGTTGGCCGCCGCACTGGTCGACGCTGATCTCATCCTGCCCATCCTGGACGGGTTCGACGAGATTGCCGACGGCCTGCGGCGCGAGGCGCTCGAAGCGTTCAACGCGACCTCACTGCCGCTTGTGCTGACCAGCCGCCGTGACGAGTACGCCGAGGCGGTGCGCGGAGCCGGGGCCCCGCTGAACTGGGCGGCCGGTATCGAGCTCGTGGACCTCACCCTCGATGACCTCGCGGCCTACCTGCCCCGGACCGCCAGGCAGGCCGGCCGCGACGACACCGTAGCGGTGTGGGATCCCGTCCTGAAGCTGCTGCAGGCCACGACGTGCCCGGCGAGCGTGAACCTCACGAGAGTACTGTCCACTCCCCTGATGGTCGTTCTGGCGCGGACGATGTATAGCGAGACACCGGACCGGGATCCGGCCGAACTGCTCGACATAACGCGGTTTCCCAGCGCGAAGTCCGTCGAGAAGCATTTACTGGCAGGATTTGTCCCGACGGTCTACCGACCGTCCGTTCCGGACCGGGAGGCTGGTGGCTTCCGGCAGCGGAACTGGAACCCGCACCACGCAGAGCGTTGGCTCGGCTACCTCGCCCACCAGTTGGTACGGCACGGCCAGGACCGGCGGGATCTCGCGTGGTGGCAGATCGGCGACTCCCTTCGTCGTTCGACGCGTATCGGGACCGCAACGCTGGTTTCTGCGCTGTGCATTGCCGTGTCGGCCTGGATGACCGGGCTGGTCGCCGGGCAGGTCAACCCCGAGCAGATCCTGGTAGAAGGGGCCATGATGGGGCTGTCGGCCGGCCTCGCCTTCGGAGCTGTCTATGCGGCGATAACCGCCTTCGGCGGCACCTTCCAGCCGACCCACGTGCGGCTGCGACTGCGTCGCCGCCACAGCGTCATCGCCCGCCCGCCAATCCAGACATTCACCGTCAGGTTCGCAGTCGTCCTGCTGGGCGGGTTCGTCATGGGCGTTGGAAGCGCCTGCGCCACCGCTCTGGTACGCGCGCGGTACTGGGAAACCCCGCTCGCGAGCCTTGAGGTGATCAGGGCAACCCTCATCAACATGCTGGTCTTCGGACTGATCTTCGGTTTGGCGGCCGGACTGGTGTTCGGGCTCCTGGCCGCGTTGGAGGTGCCGGTGGACGTTTCCTTCGTCGCCACTCCGGTCAGCCTACTGTCCGCGAACCGTGCGACCGTGAGTCAACAGATCCTCATCCTTGCCCCCGTTCTCGCCCTGACAATCGCCTTCGGTGGACGGCTGGTCGTCGACCTGCTCGAGGGAGGCGTCCTCGGAGAGCTGAGATGGGACTGGCCCGACGCGTTTCTCATCGGGGCTGCCGGGGGGCTGGGAGGCGCATTGTCGTACATGTTCTGCTTCACCGCCTGGGGGCAGTGGGTGATCCTGACCCGGGTGTGGCTACCGCTGACTGGCCGGCTGCCCTGGAACACGGTGGCCTTTCTGGAAGGCGCCTACGAACGGGGCGTGCTCCGTCAGACCGGCGCGGTTTACCAGTTCCGCCACGTTCGGTTTCAACAGCACCTGAGTCACTCGTACTGCGAGCGGCGGCGGAGAAGTCGACGAACTCCCGTTCACTCCGAGGGCTGA
- a CDS encoding alpha/beta fold hydrolase, with translation MGEIVVVRDGSGPEVLLVHGGAGPRTTWGAIASLAARWTLGYVHRRGYPPSPPPQVRQDFQVDALDLAPLLVGRPHVVAHSYGVLGTLIAAAAAPGSVRSLTLIEPPLNYFVPDDLEVARLGRIGDAVLTHGMDVDPTELREFLHLAGAPIGDGPLPEDVVASVRRAHGGRPTSEARPQLDTIRDAGVPVLVASGDHAAALERICDALVDALGGTRSVHPGAGHFVAAAPGFAEQLETFLRKSVTW, from the coding sequence ATGGGCGAGATCGTGGTGGTGCGCGATGGCTCGGGGCCAGAGGTCCTGCTGGTGCATGGCGGTGCCGGCCCGCGGACGACGTGGGGCGCTATCGCTTCGCTGGCCGCCCGGTGGACGCTGGGATACGTCCATCGCCGAGGCTATCCGCCGAGCCCCCCACCGCAGGTGCGTCAGGACTTCCAGGTGGACGCCCTGGATCTGGCACCGCTGCTCGTCGGCCGCCCGCACGTTGTCGCCCACTCCTACGGCGTTCTCGGGACGTTGATTGCGGCCGCTGCCGCGCCGGGCAGCGTGCGCTCGCTCACGTTGATCGAGCCACCGCTCAACTACTTTGTTCCTGACGATCTCGAGGTGGCGCGGCTTGGGCGCATCGGCGATGCGGTCCTCACTCACGGGATGGATGTGGACCCGACCGAGCTGCGCGAGTTCCTCCATCTCGCGGGCGCGCCCATCGGGGACGGACCGCTTCCCGAGGACGTGGTTGCCAGCGTTCGGCGGGCGCACGGTGGTCGGCCGACCAGTGAGGCGCGCCCGCAGCTCGACACGATCCGGGACGCCGGAGTCCCGGTGCTCGTCGCGTCCGGCGACCATGCGGCCGCGCTCGAGCGGATCTGCGACGCTCTCGTGGATGCGCTCGGTGGCACGCGCAGCGTGCATCCGGGCGCTGGTCACTTCGTCGCCGCAGCACCGGGCTTCGCCGAACAGCTGGAGACCTTCCTTCGCAAGAGCGTCACGTGGTGA
- a CDS encoding branched-chain amino acid ABC transporter substrate-binding protein: MRRKYVRALGAIGMSAALIAAAGCQAAEDDTAGGNGDCGGKIAMFGAYSGPNSGLAIPALKSAQLAVKQHNEANPDCEVTLQEFDTKGDPTEATPVANRVAGDESFLGVIGGAFSGESKATMAVYEAAEMVMVSPSSTAIELTAGGNEVFHRVVGNDAVQGAAAAVYLRDVVQAKKVFVINDGTTYGAGITDELTRALGELAGGSDQVQEKQVNFAATISKIKAAAPDAIAYGGYSNEAAPLVKQMREAGITATFLGLDGIYDPSFPEGAGASAEGAIVTCLCLPSDKAGGTFAADFEAEYGVPPGPFGAEGFDAANVLIEGLAEGNTTRKDLLAWVDSYDKEGVSKSLKFDENGDVDKSRVVTWAYEIKGGEITAQQEIKIS, encoded by the coding sequence GTGAGGCGTAAGTACGTACGGGCGCTCGGCGCCATTGGGATGTCGGCAGCCCTTATTGCCGCGGCGGGCTGTCAGGCGGCGGAGGACGACACCGCTGGCGGCAACGGTGACTGCGGTGGCAAGATCGCGATGTTCGGTGCCTACAGCGGCCCGAACTCGGGTCTGGCGATCCCGGCGCTCAAGAGTGCCCAGCTTGCGGTGAAGCAGCATAACGAGGCGAACCCGGACTGCGAGGTGACCCTGCAGGAGTTCGACACCAAGGGTGACCCGACCGAAGCCACGCCGGTCGCGAACAGGGTCGCCGGCGACGAGTCCTTCCTGGGCGTCATCGGTGGCGCGTTCTCCGGTGAGAGTAAAGCGACGATGGCTGTCTACGAGGCGGCCGAGATGGTGATGGTCAGCCCGTCGTCGACCGCGATCGAGTTGACCGCCGGTGGTAACGAGGTGTTCCACCGGGTGGTCGGGAACGACGCCGTCCAGGGGGCCGCTGCCGCCGTCTACCTTCGGGACGTCGTGCAGGCCAAGAAGGTCTTCGTGATCAATGACGGCACCACCTACGGCGCCGGTATCACCGACGAGCTGACCCGGGCCCTCGGCGAGTTGGCGGGCGGCAGCGACCAGGTGCAGGAGAAGCAGGTCAACTTCGCGGCCACCATTTCGAAGATCAAGGCTGCCGCGCCGGACGCGATCGCGTACGGCGGCTACTCGAACGAGGCGGCTCCGCTGGTGAAGCAGATGCGGGAGGCTGGAATCACGGCGACCTTCCTCGGCCTCGACGGGATCTACGACCCGTCCTTCCCGGAGGGTGCCGGGGCCAGCGCCGAGGGTGCGATCGTGACCTGCCTGTGTCTGCCGTCGGACAAGGCAGGCGGAACCTTCGCGGCCGACTTCGAAGCGGAGTACGGCGTGCCTCCGGGTCCCTTCGGTGCCGAGGGTTTCGACGCCGCCAACGTGTTGATCGAGGGCCTGGCCGAGGGCAACACCACGCGCAAGGACCTGCTGGCGTGGGTCGACTCCTACGACAAGGAGGGAGTCTCGAAGTCCCTCAAGTTCGATGAGAACGGTGACGTCGACAAGTCCCGGGTGGTGACGTGGGCCTACGAGATCAAGGGCGGTGAGATCACGGCCCAGCAGGAGATCAAGATCAGCTGA
- a CDS encoding trypsin-like serine protease, whose translation MLPNVSKRARRFGGLLALTLAASSLAGVPAYGIAGGSPATAEEFPFLAHLAIGGEQACSGALVATSWIVTAGDCFADSGDFGAPAQNTTVTVGRSDLTADASGRVRTVIDLVRHPERNVILARLDAPVPDITPVAITGTAPVVGDTLRGAGYGRTATEWVPGHLSSAAFSIDSLTDALVNVVGADGSDAATCKGDAGGPLFRGEGSAVRLVALNTASWQNGCLGSTETRQGGTAARLDTIAGWISRNTVDPQVATTRPPNYSFEAGLAGWNQYAAGGNTASTDRAYEGGTSAKVVDTSSTAASGLESTRMPAVPGVEYTATAWVNVTSGTPSLYVRFFDAAGHVLLSTSTDFAGDPLQWTRMQIADTAPAGTARVGLLVYITQARTGTTYFDQVDIARAAALPVANGGFENGLTGWSDYGSGGSTASTDRSYEGVASAKIVDTSSTTGTGLEGARFPAVVGVGYTASARMFRSTNTSTAPALYMRFYNDAGDLVGNASTSAPDITGQWTQARATGITPAGATQVAVLLYSFQASTGTTYFDQVELRRAADVTVPDHGFENGLAGWSQYGEGGNATSTDGAYEGTTSAIITDDSTTTPTGLESPRMPAVEGVSYTAMAFMYVESGSPSIYVRYFNASGDLLTSSSADFSGVPEEWTPLQVTATAPAGTESMSVLLYSKLKNTGTTYADQVVIH comes from the coding sequence ATGTTGCCTAACGTGTCAAAACGGGCCAGGAGATTCGGAGGTCTACTGGCCCTAACCTTGGCCGCCAGTAGCTTGGCTGGCGTACCTGCGTACGGCATAGCCGGTGGATCACCGGCCACAGCGGAAGAATTTCCATTCTTGGCGCACCTTGCTATCGGCGGGGAACAGGCTTGCTCCGGTGCCCTTGTCGCCACATCGTGGATTGTGACCGCCGGTGACTGTTTCGCGGACAGCGGAGACTTCGGTGCACCGGCCCAGAACACCACGGTCACCGTCGGCCGTAGTGACCTGACCGCAGATGCCAGTGGACGAGTGCGTACCGTGATCGACCTTGTTCGGCACCCAGAACGCAACGTCATACTCGCCCGGTTGGACGCTCCAGTCCCCGACATCACCCCGGTTGCGATCACCGGAACCGCTCCGGTCGTCGGAGACACCCTGCGCGGTGCGGGCTACGGCCGTACGGCCACCGAGTGGGTTCCCGGACATCTAAGCAGCGCCGCCTTCTCTATAGATTCGCTCACGGACGCGCTTGTTAACGTTGTCGGAGCCGACGGCTCCGACGCAGCCACCTGCAAAGGGGACGCCGGCGGCCCGCTCTTCCGGGGCGAAGGAAGCGCTGTCCGGCTTGTCGCGCTCAACACCGCTTCCTGGCAAAACGGCTGCCTCGGCTCCACCGAGACTCGACAGGGCGGTACGGCAGCCCGCCTAGACACGATCGCCGGCTGGATCAGCCGCAACACGGTCGACCCCCAGGTCGCCACAACCCGCCCACCCAACTACAGCTTCGAGGCCGGTCTAGCCGGGTGGAACCAGTACGCTGCCGGCGGGAACACGGCCTCGACCGACCGGGCCTATGAGGGCGGCACCTCGGCGAAAGTCGTGGACACCAGCAGCACGGCGGCAAGCGGCCTCGAGAGCACTCGCATGCCGGCCGTCCCCGGCGTCGAGTACACCGCCACAGCCTGGGTCAACGTTACGAGCGGTACGCCATCCCTCTATGTGCGCTTTTTCGACGCCGCAGGCCACGTGTTGCTCAGCACTTCCACAGATTTCGCCGGCGATCCGCTCCAGTGGACCCGTATGCAAATCGCCGACACCGCACCCGCCGGCACAGCCCGCGTCGGGTTGTTGGTCTACATAACTCAAGCACGGACAGGCACCACCTACTTCGACCAGGTCGACATCGCCCGCGCGGCTGCGCTGCCGGTGGCCAACGGTGGCTTCGAGAATGGACTCACCGGGTGGAGCGACTACGGCAGTGGTGGGAGCACTGCCTCGACCGACCGATCCTACGAGGGAGTCGCTTCGGCGAAGATCGTGGATACCAGTTCCACAACCGGGACCGGACTAGAGGGCGCGCGTTTCCCTGCCGTCGTCGGCGTCGGCTACACGGCGAGTGCCCGAATGTTCAGATCAACGAACACGTCCACTGCACCCGCCCTCTACATGAGGTTCTACAACGACGCAGGTGACCTGGTGGGCAACGCTTCCACCTCGGCGCCGGACATCACTGGTCAGTGGACGCAGGCCCGCGCGACCGGCATCACTCCGGCCGGTGCGACACAAGTGGCGGTGCTGCTCTACAGCTTCCAAGCGAGCACCGGTACCACGTATTTCGACCAGGTCGAACTCCGCCGCGCAGCCGACGTGACGGTGCCCGACCACGGTTTCGAAAATGGCTTGGCCGGCTGGAGCCAGTACGGTGAAGGCGGTAACGCGACCTCGACCGACGGGGCATATGAGGGAACCACCTCGGCGATAATCACAGACGACAGCACCACAACCCCGACCGGGCTTGAAAGCCCCCGGATGCCAGCCGTCGAAGGCGTCTCGTACACGGCGATGGCATTCATGTACGTAGAATCGGGAAGCCCGAGCATATACGTGCGTTACTTTAATGCATCTGGGGACCTACTCACCAGTTCCTCGGCTGACTTTTCCGGCGTGCCGGAGGAGTGGACCCCACTGCAAGTGACCGCAACGGCTCCAGCCGGAACCGAGTCCATGTCCGTGCTCCTCTACTCGAAACTGAAGAACACCGGCACCACCTACGCCGATCAGGTTGTGATCCACTAA
- a CDS encoding glycosyltransferase — MRVLVVTVGSRGDVQPYVALGKGLQAAGHHVTLATCARFRTVVTDQGLAYGQLSDDILQLLDSTAGRAAMEDATGVFGSIKTNIKLARQANPINRKLLVDVWAAAKQAEPDVIVYHPKALAGPHVAEKLGVPVVLALPVPVSVPTGDFPLVGLPALPLGRWYNRLTYRLAGAGYRMYDGMVNAFRRETLGLARTSGAALTTRLPDGRPIPVLHGISEHVLPRPADWPAHVHLTGYWFLDGADRWQPPPALVDFIEAGDPPVYVGFGSMAGRDPHRLTRVVGEALRLAGVRGIITTGWGGLEMVEQSDTNWHLTQAPHDWLFPRVSAVVHHGGAGTTAAALRAGKPSVICPFILDQFVWGRQVFALGAGSAPIPQRKLTAQRLAAAIREVTTNADVQGAAARLGRSLAAEDGVANAVARIDAVLDRAG, encoded by the coding sequence ATGCGAGTTCTTGTGGTCACCGTCGGGTCGCGCGGGGACGTCCAGCCGTACGTGGCCCTCGGCAAGGGCCTCCAGGCGGCCGGCCATCACGTCACCCTGGCCACCTGCGCCAGGTTCCGGACGGTCGTCACCGACCAGGGTTTGGCGTACGGCCAACTCAGCGACGACATATTGCAGCTGCTCGATTCGACGGCGGGCCGGGCCGCGATGGAGGACGCGACCGGAGTGTTCGGCTCCATCAAGACCAACATCAAGCTCGCCCGCCAGGCGAATCCGATCAACCGGAAACTGCTGGTCGATGTCTGGGCGGCGGCCAAGCAGGCCGAGCCAGATGTGATCGTCTACCATCCCAAGGCGCTGGCCGGTCCGCACGTCGCGGAGAAACTGGGGGTACCGGTTGTGCTGGCGCTGCCCGTGCCGGTCTCCGTACCGACGGGTGACTTCCCCCTTGTCGGGCTGCCCGCACTGCCACTCGGCCGCTGGTACAACCGGCTGACCTACCGCCTTGCCGGCGCTGGATACCGAATGTACGACGGCATGGTCAACGCATTCCGTCGCGAGACGCTCGGACTGGCCAGAACCAGCGGTGCCGCACTGACCACCCGGCTACCCGACGGGCGGCCGATCCCGGTGCTGCACGGAATCAGCGAGCACGTCCTGCCGCGTCCCGCCGACTGGCCCGCGCACGTACACCTGACCGGCTATTGGTTCCTCGACGGTGCTGACCGGTGGCAGCCCCCACCCGCCCTGGTCGACTTCATCGAGGCCGGCGATCCCCCGGTGTACGTCGGCTTCGGCAGCATGGCCGGGCGCGACCCGCATCGACTCACCCGCGTCGTCGGCGAAGCCCTGCGCCTGGCTGGTGTTCGCGGCATCATCACCACCGGTTGGGGCGGGCTGGAGATGGTCGAGCAGTCGGACACGAACTGGCACCTCACGCAGGCCCCGCACGACTGGCTGTTCCCCCGGGTGTCCGCCGTCGTGCATCACGGTGGAGCCGGCACCACCGCTGCGGCGCTGCGCGCCGGCAAACCCTCGGTGATCTGCCCGTTCATCCTGGACCAGTTCGTCTGGGGCCGGCAGGTCTTCGCGCTCGGTGCGGGCAGTGCACCCATACCGCAGCGGAAGCTCACCGCGCAGCGGCTGGCCGCCGCGATCCGTGAGGTCACCACCAACGCCGACGTCCAGGGCGCCGCGGCCAGGCTGGGAAGGAGCCTCGCGGCTGAGGACGGTGTCGCCAACGCGGTCGCGAGGATCGACGCCGTCCTCGACCGGGCCGGCTAA
- a CDS encoding GbsR/MarR family transcriptional regulator: MDPETGRRYAEEVGVVLAQMGTTPAFGKLLGWLLVCDPPNQTTAQLCEAMGLSKASVSTGMRVLEQSGMVRRVPSPGRGHAYEMHPDAFARALDPTEKMRVFIDLMQRGIDLIGDAQAPEASRLRHTRDFYAFMIERTPALMEEFRRQERKDT, encoded by the coding sequence GTGGATCCGGAGACCGGCCGGCGCTACGCCGAAGAGGTCGGCGTCGTTCTTGCCCAGATGGGCACCACTCCTGCGTTCGGCAAGCTGCTTGGCTGGTTGCTCGTCTGCGATCCGCCGAACCAGACCACCGCACAACTCTGCGAGGCGATGGGGCTGTCCAAGGCATCGGTGTCCACCGGAATGCGGGTACTGGAACAGTCCGGCATGGTACGGCGGGTACCGAGCCCCGGTCGGGGCCATGCGTACGAGATGCACCCGGATGCTTTCGCCCGTGCCCTCGACCCAACCGAGAAGATGCGTGTCTTCATCGACCTGATGCAGCGTGGCATCGATCTGATCGGTGACGCGCAGGCACCCGAGGCGAGCCGGTTGCGCCACACCCGCGACTTCTACGCCTTCATGATCGAACGCACGCCAGCCCTGATGGAGGAGTTCCGTCGACAGGAACGAAAGGACACGTGA
- a CDS encoding SRPBCC family protein gives MGQEMVDPVDVRQAFARFSLRSSLLVPASVQQAFEVFTGAIADWWVTEYTWSGPGLLAALGMEPWAGGLLYEIGPHGFRNDWGRVLVWDPPRRLVFTWQIGADRLPVPDPARASEVEALFQPDQSGRTRVEVEHRHFDRHGRAAEGYRRALTTGWSELLARYASVVAKRALG, from the coding sequence ATGGGACAGGAGATGGTCGATCCCGTCGATGTCCGGCAGGCTTTCGCACGCTTCTCACTCCGTAGCTCACTCCTCGTTCCTGCCTCCGTACAGCAGGCGTTCGAGGTGTTCACCGGGGCGATAGCCGACTGGTGGGTCACGGAGTACACCTGGTCGGGACCCGGCTTGCTCGCCGCGTTGGGAATGGAACCATGGGCCGGCGGGCTGCTGTATGAGATCGGCCCACACGGCTTCCGCAACGACTGGGGTCGGGTGCTGGTCTGGGATCCACCCCGCCGGCTCGTCTTCACCTGGCAGATCGGAGCGGACCGCCTCCCGGTGCCCGATCCGGCCCGGGCGAGTGAGGTCGAGGCTCTTTTCCAGCCCGACCAATCGGGGCGGACCCGGGTGGAGGTAGAACACCGACATTTCGACCGGCACGGCAGGGCGGCCGAGGGCTATCGCCGGGCACTCACCACCGGCTGGTCCGAACTCCTCGCCCGCTACGCCAGCGTGGTGGCGAAACGCGCCCTCGGCTGA